A single genomic interval of Alteromonas sp. CI.11.F.A3 harbors:
- the envZ gene encoding two-component system sensor histidine kinase EnvZ, producing MRLVPQSAFGQTVMLIGVLLLINQVVSYLSVTYYFIQPSYQQINSLLATQVKSVLAEDLLVSNDDSRARYYDKTNIQILDASKARTKGLESAVYYGFMSSQVSKQIEQLADVRISTVSQKTDASAPYTVWISLSRYPDTWIAIPITGLNEANISPLTMYLMVIGILSVAGGWLFVRRMTMPLSSLQKAALAVGKGEHPAPLKEQGSTEMIQVTRAFNRMNQGIKQLEHDRTLMTAGISHDLRTPLTRIRLASEMLPESQNWIKDGIVNDIEDMNAIIDQFIDYARYDTEEIKENTDLNSLIIELAQARHIEEKHHIALKLNDIPLLDLRRVAMKRVIDNIIENAFRYGSDNIVISTFYNRNEKQVYCKIRDFGPGIPAAELEHVFMPFAQGDKARSTSGSGLGLSIIRRIVEAHGGGVELRNHPQQGLIAEFYLPLHA from the coding sequence GTGCGTCTGGTTCCTCAAAGTGCATTTGGCCAAACAGTAATGTTGATTGGCGTACTTTTGCTTATTAACCAAGTCGTCTCTTATCTGTCTGTTACTTATTATTTTATTCAGCCTAGTTACCAACAAATTAACAGCCTACTTGCCACGCAAGTAAAATCGGTATTAGCGGAAGACTTATTAGTCAGTAATGACGACAGCAGAGCCCGCTATTACGACAAAACCAACATTCAAATACTCGATGCCAGCAAAGCGCGAACCAAAGGCTTAGAAAGCGCGGTCTATTATGGGTTTATGTCGTCCCAAGTAAGCAAACAAATTGAGCAACTTGCCGATGTTCGCATTAGCACCGTTTCGCAAAAAACCGACGCCAGCGCACCCTATACGGTATGGATTTCGTTGTCTCGCTACCCCGACACTTGGATTGCTATTCCCATAACCGGCTTAAACGAAGCGAATATCTCACCGTTAACTATGTATTTGATGGTGATAGGTATATTAAGTGTGGCGGGTGGTTGGCTATTTGTACGGCGCATGACCATGCCACTGTCTTCTTTGCAAAAAGCCGCATTAGCGGTAGGTAAAGGCGAACACCCCGCGCCGCTTAAAGAGCAAGGCAGCACGGAAATGATTCAAGTTACCCGCGCCTTCAACCGAATGAATCAAGGCATAAAGCAACTAGAGCATGACAGAACCTTGATGACGGCAGGTATATCCCACGATTTACGTACTCCGCTGACACGTATTCGCCTTGCATCTGAAATGCTGCCTGAATCCCAAAACTGGATAAAAGATGGCATTGTTAATGATATTGAAGATATGAATGCCATTATCGATCAATTCATCGACTACGCCCGCTACGATACAGAAGAGATAAAAGAAAACACCGACCTAAACAGTCTTATTATTGAACTGGCTCAAGCGCGGCATATTGAAGAGAAGCATCATATCGCGTTGAAGCTTAACGATATTCCCTTGCTTGATTTGCGCCGCGTGGCCATGAAGCGGGTTATTGATAATATTATCGAGAACGCCTTTCGTTATGGCTCTGACAATATTGTTATCTCCACTTTTTATAACCGAAATGAGAAACAGGTTTACTGTAAAATTCGCGACTTTGGCCCTGGCATTCCCGCTGCAGAATTAGAGCATGTGTTTATGCCCTTCGCGCAAGGCGACAAAGCCCGAAGTACATCGGGCTCTGGTTTAGGTTTATCAATTATAAGGCGTATTGTAGAAGCCCATGGAGGCGGTGTGGAACTGCGCAATCACCCACAGCAAGGCTTAATTGCAGAGTTCTATTTACCCCTTCATGCGTAA
- a CDS encoding MFS transporter → MSRRPITVVIFSGFFLLGMLFILWGILLPDIAADLRMSELVSGLFFSLFSLGMMVGAVVGGKYVSRFDYMPLLASLLGINAVLLLIISSLQGWQWVLVVAVVIGIVSSTIFTIGHTLIARLYEEKRFTMMGLMDFMFSLGTFAASFFVTLLYLQEENWRRPIQVLALFMLALSAYTFMAAHSQAKLLRGQPKAQRKTLNFGAVIRQPIFIFMALLSFGYGAVEFGNANWFVSYAQNGIGFTGEQSRNLLACFTAGMVISRLVFPFLLRFMSVHRLIVILATASLCGVFSIKLMTDLYSMGAGNLLLGLGLGGLFPLMLSAAMNIDSDNGPVLSGICIIGNSTGVQVASFSTGLWANYVPLTTAFWVIPMGGCMLWVAAWAYSRMVKQHGYA, encoded by the coding sequence CGTCGTCCTATTACTGTTGTTATATTTTCCGGTTTTTTCTTACTGGGTATGTTGTTTATATTATGGGGTATTTTACTTCCAGATATTGCTGCCGATCTACGTATGTCAGAGTTGGTAAGTGGTTTGTTCTTCTCGCTTTTCTCATTGGGTATGATGGTGGGCGCCGTAGTAGGCGGAAAGTACGTAAGTCGCTTTGATTACATGCCATTGTTAGCATCGCTGCTAGGTATAAACGCTGTTTTACTGCTGATCATATCGTCACTGCAAGGGTGGCAATGGGTATTGGTGGTGGCCGTAGTGATAGGCATAGTCAGTTCCACAATTTTTACTATTGGGCATACCCTAATTGCACGCCTGTACGAAGAAAAGCGCTTTACCATGATGGGGCTGATGGACTTTATGTTCAGCTTGGGGACCTTTGCCGCTTCGTTTTTTGTAACCTTGCTTTATCTTCAGGAAGAAAATTGGCGTAGGCCTATTCAGGTGCTCGCATTATTTATGCTAGCCCTGTCGGCGTACACCTTTATGGCAGCGCACTCTCAAGCTAAATTACTTCGCGGGCAACCAAAAGCGCAGCGTAAAACCCTTAATTTTGGTGCGGTAATTAGACAACCTATCTTTATTTTTATGGCGCTGCTTAGTTTTGGCTACGGTGCGGTAGAGTTTGGCAACGCTAATTGGTTTGTAAGCTATGCGCAAAACGGCATTGGGTTTACCGGTGAACAATCTCGAAACCTACTCGCGTGTTTTACGGCGGGTATGGTAATCAGTCGGCTGGTTTTTCCTTTTTTATTGCGATTTATGTCGGTACATCGTCTTATCGTTATTTTGGCGACAGCGTCGTTGTGCGGTGTATTTTCCATCAAGCTTATGACTGACCTGTACAGTATGGGGGCAGGTAATTTACTGTTAGGGCTTGGCTTAGGTGGGTTATTTCCACTTATGTTATCGGCAGCCATGAATATTGATAGTGACAACGGCCCGGTATTATCGGGTATTTGTATTATCGGAAACTCTACTGGCGTACAAGTAGCCTCATTTTCAACAGGGTTGTGGGCCAACTATGTGCCCCTTACTACCGCGTTTTGGGTAATACCTATGGGCGGGTGTATGTTGTGGGTTGCTGCATGGGCTTATAGCCGAATGGTGAAACAGCACGGTTACGCATGA
- the ompR gene encoding two-component system response regulator OmpR, with amino-acid sequence MGQETSKILVVDDDMRLRSLLERYLVEQGYQVRSAGNAEQMDRLLERENFHLMVLDLMLPGEDGLSICRRLRQAGSELPIIMLTAKGDEVDRIIGLEMGADDYLPKPFNPRELLARAKAVLRRRSSEAPGAPSKDIQVIEFGEYKLNLATREMTAGTTPLTLTSGEFAVLKSLVTHPREPLSRDKLMNLARGRDYSALERSIDVQVSRLRRMLEKDPANPRYIQTVWGLGYVFVPDGEQA; translated from the coding sequence ATGGGTCAGGAAACGTCCAAAATTCTCGTTGTCGATGATGACATGCGCCTTCGTAGCCTACTTGAACGCTATTTAGTGGAACAAGGGTATCAGGTGCGAAGCGCTGGAAATGCAGAGCAAATGGACAGGTTGCTTGAACGCGAGAACTTCCACCTTATGGTATTAGACTTAATGCTTCCGGGCGAAGATGGCTTGTCTATTTGCCGTCGTTTACGCCAAGCCGGTAGCGAACTTCCTATTATCATGCTTACCGCAAAAGGCGATGAAGTAGACAGAATTATTGGCCTTGAAATGGGTGCCGATGACTACTTGCCTAAGCCATTCAATCCTCGAGAGTTACTTGCACGGGCGAAGGCGGTATTACGTCGACGCAGTAGTGAAGCCCCTGGCGCACCTTCTAAAGACATTCAAGTTATCGAATTTGGCGAATACAAACTGAATTTGGCTACCCGAGAAATGACGGCTGGCACTACCCCCCTTACCCTCACCAGCGGTGAATTTGCGGTATTGAAGTCTTTAGTTACCCACCCTAGAGAGCCATTGTCACGCGATAAGCTGATGAATCTTGCTCGCGGGCGAGACTACAGTGCGCTTGAGCGTAGTATTGATGTTCAGGTATCTCGACTGCGTAGAATGCTAGAGAAAGATCCCGCTAACCCAAGGTATATTCAGACCGTTTGGGGCTTAGGCTATGTATTCGTACCCGATGGTGAGCAGGCATAA
- a CDS encoding DUF2855 family protein, with amino-acid sequence MTTVTSTQIWVKKDKIDDTQVVDKTLSIDDLAEDEVLLETDSFGFSANNITYAALGFTMGYWGFFPADEDYGIVPVWGFATVVASNHADVKAGEKVFGYLPMASHWVIKAGKVAPHGFSDIHENRKSISPVYDQYLRCAVDPGYDASREAWQLNFRPLYMTSFVLDDFVDEFSHGESLLLSSASSKTALGTAQLLKDQKSYRHANYQVIGLTSASNVDMVKASGCYDQVFSYDDVETLSKDHQYWLLDFAANGALITSLGDALGEKLSKVTLIGATDWKAEQKPNKKALDAEIFFAPARVKQRQQEWGHDGFLAKYAKAWQGFAGKVQDTFFEQEHTGSQQIVALYSDTLNGTADTKALNVVRFN; translated from the coding sequence ATGACGACCGTAACCAGTACGCAGATATGGGTGAAGAAAGATAAAATTGACGACACCCAAGTGGTAGACAAAACATTGTCTATCGATGATTTAGCGGAAGATGAAGTTTTACTTGAAACCGATAGCTTTGGTTTTTCAGCCAATAATATTACCTATGCTGCGCTGGGCTTTACCATGGGCTACTGGGGTTTCTTTCCTGCTGATGAAGATTACGGCATTGTGCCTGTATGGGGCTTTGCTACGGTTGTCGCCTCCAATCATGCTGATGTTAAAGCAGGCGAAAAAGTGTTTGGTTACTTGCCTATGGCAAGTCACTGGGTAATTAAGGCAGGAAAAGTAGCACCCCACGGATTTTCTGATATACACGAAAACCGCAAAAGTATTAGCCCCGTGTACGACCAATACCTACGCTGTGCCGTCGACCCTGGATATGACGCCAGCCGTGAAGCGTGGCAGTTAAATTTTCGCCCCTTATATATGACTTCGTTTGTGTTGGATGACTTCGTTGATGAATTTAGCCATGGTGAGTCGTTATTACTTTCAAGTGCATCTAGCAAAACCGCATTGGGCACCGCTCAACTGCTTAAAGATCAAAAAAGTTACAGACATGCTAATTATCAAGTAATAGGGTTAACCTCTGCGTCAAATGTAGACATGGTGAAGGCATCGGGATGCTACGATCAGGTATTTAGCTATGACGATGTAGAAACTTTATCTAAAGATCACCAGTACTGGCTACTCGATTTTGCCGCCAACGGTGCTCTGATCACGTCACTCGGCGATGCACTTGGTGAGAAGCTTTCAAAAGTGACGCTAATTGGTGCGACTGACTGGAAAGCCGAGCAAAAACCGAACAAGAAAGCCTTAGATGCAGAGATATTTTTTGCACCAGCTCGGGTAAAACAACGCCAGCAGGAATGGGGACACGATGGCTTTTTAGCAAAATACGCAAAGGCCTGGCAGGGTTTCGCGGGCAAAGTTCAAGATACCTTTTTTGAACAAGAACACACAGGCTCTCAGCAAATTGTTGCCTTATATTCCGACACCTTAAACGGCACCGCCGACACCAAAGCACTAAACGTGGTTCGCTTTAACTAG